One part of the Treponema peruense genome encodes these proteins:
- a CDS encoding YchJ family protein: MSENKDLCPCGSGKAYSDCCEVYIKGTAKAPTAEALMRARYTAYVKHEIDFIINSCEKGDKIAEIDRKATEDWSNKSTWHGLKILRTEKGTENDDEGIVEFEATYTQKGIRDVHHEIGGFRKVDGEWLYSEGMMRPTTVVREGRKIGRNEPCPCGSGKKYKNCCGKN, from the coding sequence ATGAGCGAAAACAAAGATTTATGTCCGTGCGGCAGCGGAAAAGCATATTCAGACTGCTGCGAAGTTTATATCAAAGGAACAGCAAAGGCTCCCACCGCCGAAGCTCTCATGAGAGCAAGATACACAGCTTATGTAAAGCATGAAATTGACTTTATCATCAACAGCTGCGAAAAGGGCGACAAAATTGCCGAAATTGACAGAAAAGCAACAGAAGACTGGAGCAACAAAAGCACATGGCACGGTCTTAAAATTCTGCGTACCGAAAAGGGAACAGAAAATGACGATGAAGGAATCGTAGAATTTGAAGCAACATACACCCAGAAGGGAATCCGCGACGTTCACCACGAAATCGGCGGTTTCAGAAAGGTTGACGGCGAATGGCTCTACAGCGAAGGCATGATGCGCCCCACAACAGTAGTCCGCGAAGGCCGCAAAATAGGCCGCAACGAACCCTGCCCCTGCGGTTCCGGTAAAAAGTATAAGAATTGTTGTGGAAAGAACTAA
- the rlmB gene encoding 23S rRNA (guanosine(2251)-2'-O)-methyltransferase RlmB, with translation MTENIYTGFHAVEEKIRKYTSQNKSDSKLKVYFAKPGPRIKKILAQAKTAGINCEETDEEYLDTLVARLPLQARDHRGIVLTATEEQQKARNDVQLEQWLSACPKTATVVMLDGVTDPHNIGAILRSCDQFGANLLIVPERNSTSQIQNNETIARTSAGSSAWVPLAVVTNLVRAAQILKEAGFWIYGADAGGSSLQNTKFAQKSCIIMGSEGNGMTKLLARQCDSIVSIPTCGKIDSLNVSVAAGVLLYERHRQNLEQPSSDC, from the coding sequence ATGACAGAGAATATTTACACCGGTTTTCATGCCGTTGAAGAAAAAATACGCAAATACACCTCGCAGAACAAAAGTGACTCAAAACTGAAAGTCTATTTTGCAAAGCCCGGCCCCAGAATAAAAAAAATTCTGGCACAGGCAAAAACTGCGGGAATAAACTGCGAAGAAACCGACGAAGAATATCTCGACACACTCGTAGCCAGACTACCCCTTCAGGCACGTGACCACAGGGGAATTGTTCTTACCGCCACCGAAGAACAGCAAAAGGCGCGCAACGATGTTCAGCTTGAACAGTGGCTTTCTGCCTGTCCTAAAACAGCAACGGTTGTAATGCTCGACGGCGTAACAGACCCGCACAACATTGGCGCTATTTTAAGATCCTGCGACCAGTTCGGTGCAAACCTGCTCATTGTTCCTGAACGCAACTCCACGTCACAGATACAGAACAACGAAACCATTGCAAGAACAAGCGCCGGTTCAAGTGCCTGGGTTCCTCTTGCAGTAGTAACAAATCTGGTAAGGGCGGCCCAAATTCTAAAAGAAGCCGGTTTCTGGATTTACGGTGCAGACGCAGGCGGCTCTTCCCTTCAGAACACAAAATTTGCACAGAAATCATGCATAATAATGGGTAGCGAAGGAAACGGAATGACAAAACTTCTTGCCCGCCAGTGTGACAGCATTGTTTCAATCCCCACCTGCGGAAAAATCGACAGTCTTAACGTCTCTGTCGCCGCTGGAGTCCTTCTTTACGAGCGCCACCGCCAGAATCTTGAGCAACCTTCATCTGACTGTTAA
- the trhA gene encoding PAQR family membrane homeostasis protein TrhA has product MADISLRITKKSLKAKRKAAIKTIKAQTKEKIRAIKMEYAVNSERKKIKAAERAQKKELRIQKANARLAYNERQPRQYTLGEELFNSISHGIGAGLSAAAIVLLVIRAVFHTPAGSSTALYVTSFSIFGASLFILYLMSTLYHAITVPGARKVFSVLDHDAIYILIAGTYTPFVLTKIPSSAGIAICASVWGICAALIALYSVFKSRLRSFSVFTYLVLGWLIISVFTFYPLGTVLSNTCRAMLFAGGAAYTVGGVFFLMRKYKWTHSIFHLFVLGGSVLHFFAVYFSL; this is encoded by the coding sequence ATGGCTGATATTTCGCTTAGAATCACCAAAAAATCTCTTAAAGCAAAGAGAAAGGCTGCAATAAAAACAATCAAGGCTCAGACAAAAGAAAAAATTCGCGCTATAAAAATGGAATACGCGGTAAACTCTGAGCGCAAAAAGATAAAGGCGGCAGAACGTGCACAGAAGAAAGAACTTCGTATACAGAAGGCAAATGCACGTCTTGCTTACAATGAACGCCAGCCGCGCCAGTATACTTTGGGCGAGGAACTGTTCAATTCAATAAGCCACGGAATAGGTGCGGGACTGAGTGCAGCAGCAATTGTTCTTTTGGTAATACGCGCTGTTTTTCATACTCCGGCTGGAAGCAGTACAGCACTTTATGTAACAAGTTTCAGTATTTTTGGCGCATCACTTTTTATTCTTTATTTAATGTCAACTTTGTACCATGCAATAACTGTTCCGGGAGCAAGAAAGGTATTTTCGGTTCTTGACCACGATGCAATTTATATTCTTATAGCCGGAACCTACACGCCGTTTGTTCTTACAAAAATTCCTTCATCTGCAGGAATCGCAATCTGCGCCAGTGTATGGGGAATTTGCGCGGCACTTATTGCACTGTATTCTGTGTTCAAGTCAAGACTCAGAAGTTTTTCTGTATTTACATATCTTGTTTTGGGCTGGCTTATAATTTCTGTATTTACATTCTATCCGTTGGGAACAGTTCTTTCAAATACTTGCCGCGCAATGCTTTTTGCAGGCGGTGCAGCTTATACAGTTGGCGGCGTTTTCTTCCTTATGCGCAAGTATAAGTGGACTCACAGTATCTTTCATCTTTTTGTTCTTGGCGGAAGTGTGCTTCATTTCTTTGCTGTTTATTTTTCTTTATAA